A window from Temnothorax longispinosus isolate EJ_2023e chromosome 1, Tlon_JGU_v1, whole genome shotgun sequence encodes these proteins:
- the LOC139811379 gene encoding uncharacterized protein: MTVTARPSFLIHEGHGLGTVEPKLISQSVHLHEVPTKVIKITKTVAIKVPVPYPVKVPHHIPFPVPVKHPIAVPVPQIVKVPQHVPVPVEKPVPVELHQQVPFLISKAVPVPHPVPVPHPVTLTKPIFIPVPKAIPIPQSSHDEGGISAGAGGGGEGDHASHETTNYNTYTSQGRETYDQQSSGQRAQFQSSQRDYSANH; the protein is encoded by the exons ATGACGGTCACGGCGAGACCCTCGTTCTTGATACACGAAGGCCACGGTCTTGGGACAGTTGAGCCCAAGCTCATCTCACAATCGGTACATTTGCACGAGGTGCCGACTAAGGTGATCAAGATCACCAAAACAGTAGCCATCAAGGTTCCTGTGCCGTACCCCGTTAAG GTACCTCATCACATCCCATTTCCGGTGCCGGTAAAACATCCCATTGCGGTTCCAGTACCGCAGATAGTGAAAGTGCCGCAGCACGTGCCAGTGCCAGTGGAGAAGCCCGTCCCGGTGGAACTGCATCAGCAG gtGCCGTTCCTGATATCTAAAGCGGTGCCTGTGCCACATCCGGTCCCCGTACCACATCCGGTTACTTTGACCAAGCCGATCTTCATTCCGGTGCCGAAAGCGATCCCGATTCCACAATCGAGCCACGATGAAGGCGGTATTTCAGCTGGAGCCGGAGGCGGAGGCGAAGGTGATCATGCCAGCCACGAGACAACCAACTACAACACTTACACCTCTCAAGGCCGTGAAACCTACGATCAGCAGAGTAGCGGCCAGCGGGCCCAGTTCCAGTCATCCCAGCGCGACTACTCGGCGAATCATTAG